One genomic window of uncultured delta proteobacterium includes the following:
- the punA gene encoding Purine nucleoside phosphorylase 1 codes for MQNFTKVQNCAKALRGLIQTRVKMPRYGIILGTGLGGVADLVEDPLYVPFADLADFPLSGVDSHAGRFVFGEAKGVPVVIQQGRCHIYEGYTPADVCMGTRVMGALGVEGLIVTNAAGALNPQFDAGSVMVITDHINFTGQSPLTGPNADDAGPRFPDMSAVYDRDLIALAEKAALSTGIRLEKGVYVGLAGPQLETPAETRMFRALGADAIGMSTVLEVIAARHMGLKVLGFSCLSNKNLPDCMAETSLDEIIEVAGLAGKRLTTIITQLLSRL; via the coding sequence ATGCAAAATTTCACAAAAGTCCAGAACTGTGCAAAGGCCTTGCGGGGCTTGATCCAAACCAGGGTTAAAATGCCCCGCTACGGCATTATCCTCGGAACGGGCCTCGGCGGCGTTGCAGACCTTGTGGAAGACCCGCTGTACGTTCCCTTTGCGGACCTGGCGGACTTTCCCCTCTCCGGGGTGGATTCCCACGCGGGCCGCTTCGTGTTCGGCGAGGCCAAGGGGGTGCCTGTCGTCATCCAGCAGGGCCGCTGCCATATATATGAAGGATACACCCCGGCGGACGTGTGCATGGGCACGCGGGTCATGGGCGCCCTCGGCGTGGAGGGCCTTATCGTGACCAACGCGGCCGGCGCGCTGAACCCACAGTTTGACGCCGGGTCCGTGATGGTCATTACCGACCACATCAACTTCACGGGGCAGAGCCCGCTGACCGGCCCCAACGCCGACGATGCGGGGCCGCGTTTTCCGGACATGAGCGCCGTCTATGACCGCGACCTGATCGCCCTGGCGGAAAAGGCCGCCTTAAGCACCGGCATACGCCTGGAAAAAGGCGTCTATGTCGGCCTTGCCGGTCCCCAGTTGGAAACCCCGGCGGAAACGCGCATGTTCCGCGCCCTCGGGGCGGACGCCATCGGCATGTCCACGGTTCTGGAGGTCATCGCGGCCCGGCACATGGGGTTGAAGGTTCTGGGCTTTTCCTGCCTCTCCAACAAAAACCTGCCGGACTGCATGGCGGAAACGTCGCTGGACGAAATCATCGAAGTCGCGGGGCTTGCCGGAAAACGCCTGACCACGATCATCACGCAACTGTTGAGCCGCTTGTAA
- a CDS encoding hypothetical protein (Evidence 5 : No homology to any previously reported sequences) produces MRHKKGKQFPAFQIDQLLRPHPEVPENLFAQRLWRIRVKPARNNALPRCIRKLHIPSGRLACTTDPA; encoded by the coding sequence ATGCGGCACAAGAAGGGCAAGCAATTCCCGGCCTTTCAGATCGACCAGCTTTTGCGGCCGCATCCGGAGGTACCGGAGAACCTCTTCGCGCAGAGACTGTGGCGTATCAGAGTAAAACCGGCCCGCAACAACGCTCTGCCGAGGTGTATCAGAAAACTGCATATCCCCTCCGGTCGATTGGCGTGTACTACCGATCCGGCCTAA
- a CDS encoding Uncharacterized transporter in cobO 3'region, giving the protein MWKVYALLSAVFAALTAIFSKIGVKDIDSNLATAIRVSCILVLTWGIALAGGSVKGIKDIPGHTMLFLVLSAVATGLSWLFYFKALQVGDVSKVQPIDKLSVAITIFLAILILHEPVDARTLAGGGLIVLGSLVLLL; this is encoded by the coding sequence ATGTGGAAGGTCTACGCGCTGTTATCCGCTGTTTTTGCCGCTCTGACGGCGATATTTTCCAAAATAGGCGTCAAGGATATCGATTCCAACCTGGCAACGGCCATCCGCGTCAGCTGCATTCTTGTTCTTACCTGGGGCATAGCCCTGGCAGGCGGCTCGGTCAAGGGGATCAAGGATATCCCCGGCCACACCATGCTTTTTCTGGTTTTGTCCGCCGTTGCCACGGGGCTTTCCTGGCTTTTTTATTTCAAGGCGCTGCAAGTCGGCGATGTTTCCAAGGTCCAGCCCATCGACAAACTGAGCGTCGCCATCACCATATTCCTGGCCATCCTCATCCTGCATGAACCGGTGGACGCCAGAACCCTCGCGGGCGGCGGGCTGATCGTGCTCGGCTCGCTTGTGTTGTTGTTATAG
- a CDS encoding Memo-like family protein produces the protein MQFSDTPRQSVVAGRFYSDTPQSLREEVLRYLRMRPQKLVDLKGRELLALLVPHAGYVFSGPIAGMTLGQASLPDRLIVLGPNHTGHGAPLSVWNGGPWRTPLGAMPVDEAASSALVAANVGFSGDTKAHVQEHSLEVLVPFFQIMNPNARMAAVTVSRMPLAALQKAGEALAAVVADAAASGDTILIVVSSDMSHYLPHDKSVLMDTLALDALKTLDPETYFKTIQDNGISMCGVFPMTLALFALAKLGAAKARVMAYATSGQTGRAHGADMERVVGYAGVAITR, from the coding sequence ATGCAGTTTTCTGATACACCTCGGCAGAGCGTTGTTGCGGGCCGGTTTTACTCTGATACGCCACAGTCTCTGCGCGAAGAGGTTCTCCGGTACCTCCGGATGCGGCCGCAAAAGCTGGTCGATCTGAAAGGCCGGGAATTGCTTGCCCTTCTTGTGCCGCATGCCGGATATGTCTTTTCCGGCCCCATCGCGGGCATGACGCTGGGGCAGGCCTCACTCCCCGACCGTCTCATTGTGCTCGGGCCGAACCATACGGGCCATGGCGCGCCCCTTTCCGTCTGGAACGGCGGGCCGTGGCGGACCCCTCTGGGCGCCATGCCCGTCGACGAGGCAGCCTCGAGCGCCCTGGTTGCGGCAAACGTGGGCTTTTCCGGCGATACGAAAGCCCATGTGCAGGAACATTCCTTGGAAGTGCTGGTTCCTTTTTTCCAGATCATGAACCCGAACGCCCGGATGGCAGCCGTGACCGTTTCCCGCATGCCGCTGGCCGCGCTGCAAAAAGCCGGTGAGGCGCTGGCCGCTGTGGTTGCGGACGCAGCCGCCTCCGGCGATACAATTCTTATCGTGGTAAGTTCGGACATGTCGCACTATCTGCCGCACGACAAATCAGTGCTCATGGACACCTTGGCGTTGGACGCCCTGAAAACCCTGGACCCGGAAACGTACTTCAAGACGATTCAGGATAACGGCATCAGCATGTGCGGCGTCTTCCCCATGACGCTCGCCCTGTTCGCCCTGGCCAAACTCGGGGCGGCCAAGGCCAGGGTCATGGCGTACGCGACCTCCGGCCAGACGGGCCGCGCCCACGGGGCGGATATGGAGAGGGTCGTGGGGTACGCCGGAGTGGCGATTACTCGGTAG
- a CDS encoding putative Pseudouridine synthase (Evidence 3 : Function proposed based on presence of conserved amino acid motif, structural feature or limited homology) has product MCPGEVSGRGGTAQTGCHRCGHAVLLGTMSTERSHTVPETENGSRLDAFVARVLRDGNGCGVRAAKRLIEDGAVLVDGKPRPAQFKLRTGNVVAVHREIPPSSPDTLVLAGIGGEYLAFAKPAGLHTARIAGSAEPSLEQALAAQWETVRKSPLLPEHHPIPDVLRAVLGPLPHEESTTVPALPPEPPALLSRLDAVTSGIVLAAASDGAASRFRAMEAAGRVCKYYLAVVDGILDTAVSVTNALNTSNRAQTKVLPEADPDPARHTALYPLGEAASFPIPGAAGGTTLAAICIKRGARHQIRAHLAHAGFPICGDTLYGREQGGAPFRLHHARLVIPEFSFFCLPTWLPLTPIV; this is encoded by the coding sequence ATGTGCCCGGGAGAAGTTTCCGGGCGCGGCGGCACGGCGCAAACCGGTTGCCATCGGTGCGGCCATGCCGTATTGCTGGGAACCATGAGCACGGAACGTTCCCATACCGTCCCGGAAACGGAAAACGGCAGCCGTCTGGATGCCTTTGTCGCTCGCGTCTTGCGGGATGGCAACGGCTGCGGTGTCCGCGCGGCAAAGCGGCTCATCGAGGATGGGGCTGTCCTTGTCGACGGCAAACCCCGCCCCGCGCAGTTCAAGCTGCGGACCGGGAACGTGGTCGCCGTGCACCGGGAAATACCGCCCTCTTCCCCGGATACGCTCGTGCTGGCGGGCATCGGCGGGGAATATCTGGCCTTTGCCAAACCGGCGGGCCTCCATACGGCCCGGATTGCCGGAAGCGCCGAGCCGAGCCTGGAACAAGCACTCGCCGCGCAGTGGGAGACGGTTAGAAAGTCGCCCCTGTTACCGGAACATCATCCGATCCCCGACGTTCTCCGGGCGGTTCTCGGGCCGTTGCCGCACGAAGAATCCACAACCGTCCCGGCCTTGCCGCCGGAACCGCCCGCACTCCTGTCCCGGCTGGACGCCGTAACGTCCGGGATTGTGCTGGCGGCGGCATCCGACGGTGCGGCCAGCCGGTTCCGCGCGATGGAAGCCGCGGGCCGGGTCTGTAAATATTACCTGGCCGTGGTCGACGGCATCCTTGACACCGCCGTGAGCGTGACAAACGCGCTGAACACCTCCAACCGCGCACAAACAAAGGTTTTGCCGGAGGCGGATCCGGATCCGGCGCGCCACACAGCCCTCTATCCTCTGGGCGAAGCCGCTTCGTTTCCCATACCGGGAGCGGCCGGCGGAACGACCCTCGCGGCCATATGCATCAAGCGGGGGGCGCGCCACCAGATACGCGCGCATCTGGCGCACGCGGGGTTTCCCATTTGCGGGGATACGCTGTACGGCCGGGAACAAGGGGGAGCACCGTTCCGGCTGCATCACGCCCGCCTTGTCATCCCGGAATTTTCCTTTTTCTGCCTCCCTACCTGGCTGCCGCTGACGCCCATTGTCTAG
- the glmU gene encoding Bifunctional protein GlmU (Includes: UDP-N-acetylglucosamine pyrophosphorylase; Glucosamine-1-phosphate N-acetyltransferase) — protein METQLGIVILAAGKGTRMHSDNPKVLQPMLGEPMLRYVLDALSPLGGQNVWTVIGHGAASVEACFPESGTRFVVQERQLGTGHALQTAWPEIVRSGVSHVLVVNGDTPLIATDAMRSFVDAALRDASDLAFITLTLEDTGAFGRVVRKNGEVAAIIEARDYSETEHGPCPREINSGIYFLRCDAITPLLPKLQNANKSGEFYITDLVGLAVAQGLRVSGVNAGNDLQLLGVNTPGELVAAEELLRARLVQKALDAGALIFMPALVRLGPDAVVEPGAMLTGPSELYRKSRIARGARVASHCYLEDTAVLEGAVVHSFCHFVGARVGENCIAGPFARMRPGAVMEEGAHLGSYVEIKKSRLGKGAKANHLAYIGDADVGAGANIGAGVITCNYDGKNKHATHIGAGAFVGSNAALVAPVRIGDNAFIGAGSVITKNVPDETLGVSRVRQNNLPWKKK, from the coding sequence ATGGAAACGCAGCTTGGCATAGTGATTCTGGCCGCGGGCAAGGGCACCCGCATGCATTCCGACAACCCGAAAGTTCTGCAGCCGATGCTTGGCGAACCCATGTTGCGGTATGTGCTGGATGCGTTGTCCCCTCTTGGCGGGCAGAACGTCTGGACCGTCATCGGCCACGGCGCGGCGAGCGTCGAGGCCTGTTTTCCCGAGAGCGGGACGCGGTTCGTGGTGCAGGAGCGGCAACTCGGCACCGGCCATGCCCTGCAAACCGCCTGGCCGGAAATTGTGCGGAGCGGCGTAAGCCACGTGCTCGTCGTCAACGGGGATACGCCCCTTATCGCGACGGACGCCATGCGGTCCTTCGTGGATGCCGCGCTCCGCGATGCAAGCGACCTGGCCTTTATCACGCTCACCCTTGAAGACACGGGCGCGTTCGGCAGGGTTGTCCGCAAAAACGGCGAGGTCGCGGCCATCATTGAAGCCAGGGATTACTCCGAGACGGAGCACGGCCCGTGCCCGCGCGAGATAAACAGCGGCATTTATTTTCTCCGCTGCGACGCCATAACGCCTCTGTTGCCGAAATTGCAGAACGCTAACAAAAGCGGGGAGTTTTACATTACCGACCTGGTGGGGCTGGCCGTGGCGCAAGGGTTGCGCGTTTCCGGCGTCAACGCTGGGAATGACCTGCAACTGCTCGGCGTGAACACTCCCGGCGAACTTGTCGCGGCGGAGGAACTCTTGCGCGCGCGCCTGGTTCAAAAAGCCCTTGACGCGGGGGCGCTCATTTTCATGCCCGCCCTTGTCCGCCTTGGGCCGGATGCCGTGGTCGAACCGGGCGCCATGCTCACAGGCCCGAGCGAACTGTACCGGAAAAGCCGGATAGCCAGGGGCGCGCGCGTGGCCTCCCATTGCTATCTTGAGGATACAGCGGTTCTGGAAGGCGCGGTTGTGCATTCCTTCTGCCATTTCGTGGGCGCGCGCGTCGGTGAAAACTGCATCGCCGGGCCTTTCGCCAGGATGCGCCCCGGCGCCGTCATGGAGGAGGGAGCGCACCTTGGCAGCTACGTGGAGATAAAAAAATCCCGCCTGGGAAAGGGGGCCAAGGCCAATCACCTGGCGTACATCGGCGACGCGGATGTGGGCGCCGGGGCCAATATCGGCGCGGGCGTCATTACCTGCAACTATGATGGGAAAAACAAACACGCGACCCATATCGGCGCGGGCGCCTTTGTGGGGTCGAACGCCGCGCTCGTCGCGCCGGTGCGCATCGGGGATAATGCGTTTATCGGAGCGGGGTCGGTCATAACCAAGAACGTCCCGGACGAAACTCTCGGCGTCAGTCGCGTCCGGCAAAACAACCTGCCCTGGAAGAAAAAATAG
- a CDS encoding membrane hypothetical protein (Evidence 5 : No homology to any previously reported sequences) — MALDTDVLLFFFAALAGGAFGKFIKLPGGALLGSTIAVAAVGIMFDLSHTPPFFLILLIQLLTGCMLGQSINRRFWQDILTIWRPCLTVIFLYTLLAVPFAAVLAMVFGFDVLTALLAATPARMQDMIVLAGSTDADAVTVMLMQLVRQFAIIGITPFLLFQYTRGKKNAATARKNGGLHLPAFCRADAESYAILMVPGILGAAAGHATGHILGALLGAFCGVALSRIIWLRAGEIPFPKPFAFIIQCLAGILLGSRITPEIGDLVFARLTPLVAACLYVILAGLVAAAILHRHYKWHKGLSWMAAAPGRVSDMLAMSQDIDLSGGERLALASVHTVRQVYFTLLISAAMVFF; from the coding sequence ATGGCTCTCGATACAGACGTGCTGCTGTTCTTTTTCGCCGCCCTTGCCGGCGGGGCGTTCGGCAAATTCATAAAACTTCCCGGCGGGGCGCTTCTCGGCTCGACCATCGCGGTAGCCGCCGTCGGCATTATGTTCGACCTTTCCCATACGCCGCCGTTTTTTTTGATTCTGCTTATCCAGCTCCTGACCGGCTGCATGCTCGGGCAGAGCATCAACCGGCGGTTCTGGCAGGATATCCTCACAATCTGGCGTCCCTGCCTCACGGTTATTTTCCTCTATACCCTGCTCGCCGTGCCGTTCGCGGCCGTCCTGGCCATGGTCTTCGGCTTCGACGTGCTCACGGCGCTCTTGGCGGCAACCCCGGCCAGGATGCAGGATATGATCGTCCTTGCCGGTTCGACGGATGCCGACGCGGTCACGGTCATGCTGATGCAGCTCGTCCGGCAGTTCGCCATCATCGGCATCACGCCGTTTTTGCTGTTCCAATATACGCGGGGGAAAAAGAACGCCGCAACGGCCCGGAAAAACGGCGGCCTGCACCTGCCCGCCTTTTGCCGGGCGGATGCGGAATCCTACGCTATTCTTATGGTGCCCGGCATCCTCGGCGCGGCGGCGGGGCACGCAACCGGCCATATTCTCGGGGCGCTCCTCGGCGCATTCTGCGGGGTGGCGCTTTCCCGCATCATCTGGCTGCGGGCCGGTGAAATCCCGTTCCCCAAGCCCTTTGCCTTCATCATCCAGTGCCTGGCGGGCATTCTTCTGGGTTCGCGCATCACGCCGGAAATCGGCGACCTTGTTTTCGCCCGCCTCACCCCGCTTGTCGCGGCCTGCCTCTACGTCATTCTCGCCGGGCTTGTGGCTGCCGCCATACTGCACCGCCACTACAAGTGGCACAAGGGCCTGAGCTGGATGGCCGCCGCGCCCGGACGCGTCTCGGACATGCTGGCCATGTCCCAGGATATCGATCTTTCCGGCGGCGAACGGCTGGCCCTGGCCTCGGTGCATACCGTCCGCCAGGTCTACTTCACCCTGCTCATCTCGGCGGCCATGGTGTTCTTTTGA
- the recQ gene encoding ATP-dependent DNA helicase RecQ: protein MPQLSSHLAALFGFRTFRPHQEAVVRAVLEGRDTFTVMPTGGGKSLCYQLPAKILPGTCVVVSPLISLMKDQVDTANATGLAAAAFNSTTAPKDRDGIRSALMTDDLDLLYVSPERLRLPEFLNFLKTVRISFFAIDEAHCISEWGHDFRPDYLALSALRETFPATPLAAFTATATERVSRDIIARLALRNPYETRASFNRPNLFYQVTPKEDLETQLLAFLREHEDESGIIYRTTRKDVEKTARLLTARGIRALPYHAGLSDAERTATQEAFRNDRCPVIVATIAFGMGIDKPNVRFVIHGDLPKNLESYYQETGRAGRDGDNARCALFYGRQDIAQLLRFAEGIEDADAREIAKTQVYRMLDFTQKEGCRRKSLLGYFGEELPGENCGGCDICAGETEREDATVDAQKLLSAMVRTDCRFGAGHCISIVMGKETPRIRALGHDALPTFGVGQDRDQNYWRRVMDAIIAQGLAVASDPVLPVPRITVNGWEVLRGQRNVSIIRLAESKTTRSRIRKRDLDQSPLFFLLREERTRIAQEYSVPPYAVFADRSLREMASVMPDTPEAFLAIGGVGRHKLEAFGETFLAVINRYRDENPEAAATADKETASRSPAGKNGKEKPADPGKERAQRGDSLRETERLLDLGFSIEAVAAERGRTAGTILSHMAKLSAGGKVFRTEQFMEQERLDAIQDCFTRAGTFFLMPVVEQSRQHPAFAPDGIGFDEARLARILLRKEESTE, encoded by the coding sequence ATGCCCCAACTCAGTTCACACCTTGCCGCATTGTTCGGTTTCCGCACGTTCAGACCGCACCAGGAAGCCGTTGTGCGCGCCGTGCTTGAGGGCCGCGACACGTTCACGGTCATGCCGACAGGCGGCGGAAAATCCTTGTGTTACCAGCTTCCCGCCAAAATCCTGCCCGGAACGTGCGTCGTCGTCAGCCCGCTCATTTCCCTGATGAAGGACCAGGTCGATACCGCGAACGCCACGGGCCTTGCCGCCGCCGCCTTCAACAGCACGACAGCGCCGAAAGACAGGGACGGCATCCGTTCCGCCCTCATGACGGATGACCTGGATCTGCTGTACGTTTCCCCGGAACGCCTCCGCCTGCCGGAATTCCTGAACTTTCTGAAAACCGTGCGCATCAGCTTTTTCGCCATCGACGAGGCGCACTGCATTTCCGAATGGGGGCACGACTTCCGTCCGGACTACCTCGCCCTTTCGGCCCTGCGGGAGACGTTTCCCGCTACGCCCCTCGCCGCGTTTACCGCGACCGCCACGGAGCGGGTCTCGCGGGACATTATCGCGCGGCTGGCCTTGCGCAACCCGTATGAAACCAGGGCTTCCTTCAACCGCCCCAATCTTTTTTACCAGGTGACGCCCAAAGAAGATCTCGAGACGCAGCTGCTGGCATTCTTGCGGGAGCACGAGGATGAATCCGGCATCATTTACCGGACCACGCGCAAAGACGTGGAAAAAACCGCGCGTCTTCTGACCGCTCGCGGCATCCGCGCCCTGCCCTACCACGCCGGTCTTTCCGACGCGGAACGCACCGCGACCCAGGAGGCGTTCCGTAACGACCGCTGCCCGGTCATTGTGGCGACCATCGCTTTCGGCATGGGAATAGACAAACCCAACGTGCGCTTCGTCATCCACGGCGACCTGCCTAAAAATCTGGAAAGCTACTACCAGGAAACAGGCCGGGCCGGGCGCGACGGGGACAACGCGCGGTGCGCGCTGTTCTACGGCAGGCAGGATATCGCCCAGCTGCTCCGCTTCGCCGAAGGCATCGAGGATGCGGACGCGCGGGAGATCGCGAAAACCCAGGTCTACCGGATGCTCGACTTCACGCAAAAGGAAGGCTGCCGCCGGAAAAGCCTGCTCGGGTACTTCGGCGAGGAACTCCCCGGCGAAAACTGCGGCGGCTGCGACATCTGCGCCGGGGAAACGGAACGCGAGGACGCGACGGTCGACGCGCAGAAACTGCTCTCGGCCATGGTCCGCACCGATTGCCGGTTCGGAGCCGGGCATTGCATCAGCATTGTGATGGGCAAGGAAACCCCGCGCATCCGGGCGCTGGGCCATGACGCGCTGCCCACCTTCGGTGTGGGGCAAGATAGGGATCAGAACTACTGGCGCAGGGTCATGGACGCCATAATCGCCCAGGGGCTGGCCGTCGCGTCGGACCCGGTCCTGCCGGTTCCGCGTATCACCGTCAACGGGTGGGAGGTGCTGCGCGGCCAACGGAACGTTTCCATCATCCGGTTGGCGGAAAGCAAAACAACGCGTTCCCGGATACGCAAACGCGATTTGGACCAATCCCCCCTCTTCTTTCTCCTGCGCGAGGAACGGACCCGCATTGCCCAGGAATACAGCGTGCCGCCCTACGCCGTTTTCGCCGACCGGTCCTTGCGTGAAATGGCCTCCGTCATGCCGGACACTCCGGAAGCCTTTCTGGCGATAGGCGGCGTCGGCCGCCACAAGCTGGAAGCGTTCGGGGAAACGTTTCTGGCCGTCATCAACCGGTACCGGGATGAGAACCCGGAAGCGGCGGCCACGGCGGACAAGGAAACGGCGTCACGGAGTCCCGCCGGTAAAAACGGCAAGGAAAAACCGGCGGACCCTGGCAAGGAACGCGCGCAAAGGGGCGATTCCTTACGCGAAACCGAGCGCCTTCTGGACCTGGGATTTTCCATCGAGGCCGTTGCCGCCGAACGCGGCAGGACGGCGGGGACGATCCTCTCCCACATGGCGAAGCTCAGCGCGGGCGGCAAGGTGTTCCGCACGGAACAGTTCATGGAACAGGAACGGCTGGACGCCATACAGGACTGTTTCACCAGGGCGGGCACCTTTTTCCTGATGCCCGTGGTTGAGCAATCCCGCCAGCACCCGGCATTCGCGCCGGACGGGATCGGCTTTGACGAGGCCCGCCTCGCCCGTATTTTATTGCGGAAAGAAGAATCTACCGAGTAA
- a CDS encoding conserved hypothetical protein (Evidence 4 : Homologs of previously reported genes of unknown function): MKELLDLLDERVTSLCREVDALRQENTQLRQDLTEKTGPLAEENAALKEALAQERNARETAASRIDSLLQRLTKHLPE, encoded by the coding sequence ATGAAAGAGCTTCTTGATTTGTTGGACGAACGCGTAACTTCCCTTTGCCGGGAAGTGGATGCCTTACGGCAGGAAAATACGCAACTGCGCCAGGACCTGACGGAAAAAACAGGCCCCCTGGCGGAGGAAAACGCGGCGCTGAAAGAAGCCCTTGCTCAGGAACGTAATGCACGAGAGACCGCAGCAAGCAGAATAGATTCATTGCTGCAGCGTCTGACCAAGCATTTGCCGGAATAG
- a CDS encoding Carbamoyl-phosphate synthase L chain, ATP binding domain protein encodes MSTSANTDSTHKVLVANRGEIAVRIVRACHKLGLGFVCVHTAEDVASGHVALARQLGGPKSLYRVASYHDANEILAVADDAGATAIHPGYGFFAEDYRFARRVTQRDRKLIFIGPSWRVIRELGDKINTKRLARSLEVPTVPGSDRPIYDEMEAEKIARSLFEFQLEHGIANPLVLVKASAGGGGMGIEEVHDPDLFRSVYRRVRNYAARQFKDEGVLIEQRIRDFNHLEVQIVAERGGKNIVHFGTRNCSIQSTGLQKRLEVAPGFDPENIVYDFDAQKLMDDIIRHSLALAERVKYDNVGTWEWIVTRDGRPYLMEVNTRIQVENGVSAAISRIKGQKGVDLIAEQIRLGLGAPLGYTQDDITFEGTGIEYRIIAEDPKSSFAPWVGRIEKFSWKEENWLSMYTHVPTKEAYDIPTEFDPNLALGIIWGKDLAEVRERGISFLDNMVLKGANNAGALKSNVDFLREKTNRILLF; translated from the coding sequence GTGAGTACTTCCGCAAATACTGATTCCACACACAAGGTTTTGGTGGCGAACAGGGGCGAGATAGCCGTTCGCATCGTCCGGGCCTGCCACAAACTCGGGCTTGGTTTTGTCTGCGTGCACACGGCGGAAGACGTGGCCTCCGGCCATGTCGCTCTGGCGCGGCAGCTCGGCGGGCCCAAAAGCCTGTACCGGGTGGCCTCCTACCACGATGCCAACGAAATTCTGGCCGTGGCCGACGACGCGGGCGCAACCGCAATCCATCCGGGCTACGGGTTTTTCGCCGAGGATTACCGCTTTGCCCGCCGGGTCACCCAGCGCGACCGCAAATTGATCTTCATCGGCCCTTCCTGGCGGGTCATTCGCGAGCTCGGGGACAAGATCAACACCAAGCGCCTGGCCCGCAGCCTTGAAGTGCCGACCGTTCCCGGTTCCGACCGGCCCATTTACGATGAAATGGAAGCCGAGAAAATCGCGCGCAGCCTTTTCGAATTCCAGCTGGAGCACGGCATCGCCAACCCGCTTGTGCTGGTCAAGGCCTCCGCCGGCGGCGGGGGCATGGGCATTGAGGAAGTGCACGACCCGGATCTTTTCCGGTCCGTGTACCGGCGCGTGCGCAACTACGCCGCCCGCCAGTTCAAGGACGAGGGCGTGCTCATCGAGCAGCGCATCCGCGACTTCAACCACCTTGAAGTGCAGATCGTGGCGGAACGCGGCGGCAAGAACATCGTGCACTTCGGCACGCGCAACTGCTCCATCCAGAGCACGGGCCTGCAAAAACGCCTTGAGGTCGCGCCGGGGTTCGACCCCGAGAACATAGTGTATGACTTTGACGCCCAAAAGCTTATGGATGACATCATCCGCCACTCCCTGGCCCTGGCGGAACGGGTGAAGTACGACAACGTCGGCACCTGGGAATGGATCGTCACCCGTGACGGCCGCCCGTACCTGATGGAAGTCAACACCCGCATCCAGGTGGAAAACGGCGTTTCCGCCGCCATTTCCCGCATCAAGGGGCAGAAGGGCGTGGACCTGATCGCCGAGCAGATCCGCCTGGGGCTTGGCGCTCCCCTGGGGTACACCCAGGACGATATCACGTTCGAGGGCACGGGTATCGAGTACCGGATCATCGCCGAAGACCCGAAAAGCTCCTTCGCTCCCTGGGTCGGCAGGATCGAGAAATTTTCCTGGAAGGAAGAAAACTGGCTGTCCATGTATACCCATGTGCCGACCAAGGAAGCGTACGATATCCCCACGGAATTCGACCCCAACCTGGCGCTCGGCATCATTTGGGGCAAGGATCTCGCGGAAGTGCGGGAGCGGGGCATATCCTTCCTGGACAACATGGTGCTCAAGGGCGCCAACAATGCCGGCGCCCTGAAGTCCAACGTGGACTTTCTCAGGGAAAAGACCAACCGGATTTTGCTGTTCTAG
- a CDS encoding hypothetical protein (Evidence 5 : No homology to any previously reported sequences), whose product MFQARLGASGNPGRMEARRFGKGQIFPADARQHERIRGRGRYFPVHGDHVPGPQLELRGAGFAVDKDSPILDEPLCRADTAAVAIPQDASDKGIQTAAVFRFRDGMGTFRAHGSQQYGMAAPMATGLRRAAAPGNFSRAHIRAFPLLNAGA is encoded by the coding sequence TTGTTCCAGGCTCGGCTCGGCGCTTCCGGCAATCCGGGCCGTATGGAGGCCCGCCGGTTTGGCAAAGGCCAGATATTCCCCGCCGATGCCCGCCAGCACGAGCGTATCCGGGGAAGAGGGCGGTATTTCCCGGTGCACGGCGACCACGTTCCCGGTCCGCAGCTTGAACTGCGCGGGGCGGGGTTTGCCGTCGACAAGGACAGCCCCATCCTCGATGAGCCGCTTTGCCGCGCGGACACCGCAGCCGTTGCCATCCCGCAAGACGCGAGCGACAAAGGCATCCAGACGGCTGCCGTTTTCCGTTTCCGGGACGGTATGGGAACGTTCCGTGCTCATGGTTCCCAGCAATACGGCATGGCCGCACCGATGGCAACCGGTTTGCGCCGTGCCGCCGCGCCCGGAAACTTCTCCCGGGCACATATCCGGGCATTCCCGCTTTTGAATGCAGGCGCTTGA